The Populus trichocarpa isolate Nisqually-1 chromosome 11, P.trichocarpa_v4.1, whole genome shotgun sequence genome has a segment encoding these proteins:
- the LOC7484333 gene encoding uncharacterized protein LOC7484333 yields MKKLYRKGTVHPSPPIISDHLSFLPATILTLTAALSPEDREVLAYLISCSSSNNILCSNWSYMNSRKSSSRQKTTSYTKNSSSSNNDHPPMFNCDCFRCYMSYWIRWDSSPNRQLIHEIIDAFEDWLLKQGKSSSSSGKKNKKDRKRKGNSQGSGELIKRVELRMKHRMDESNSVDENRSGGGGGEVAAAAAAAGGGGGCGEEEVTDKGSVRRFVSFIGERIWGVLG; encoded by the coding sequence ATGAAGAAGCTATACCGTAAAGGCACGGTGCATCCATCGCCGCCAATAATATCAGACCATCTGTCCTTTCTTCCGGCCACCATCCTGACCCTCACAGCAGCTCTTTCTCCAGAGGACAGAGAGGTGTTGGCCTATCTTATCTCCTGCTCAAGCAGTAACAATATCCTCTGCAGCAACTGGTCCTATATGAATAGCCGCAAGAGTAGTTCTCGCCAAAAGACAACTTCTTACACCaagaacagcagcagcagcaataatGACCATCCTCCTATGTTTAACTGTGACTGTTTTAGGTGTTACATGAGTTACTGGATTAGATGGGACTCGTCTCCTAATCGACAGCTCATTCATGAGATTATCGATGCTTTCGAGGATTGGTTGTTGAAACAAGGAAAGAGTAGTTCTTCAAGCGgcaaaaagaacaagaaagacAGGAAAAGGAAGGGAAATAGCCAAGGGTCTGGTGAGTTAATCAAGAGGGTAGAGTTGAGAATGAAGCACAGGATGGACGAGTCTAATTCAGTGGATGAAAATAGAAGCGGCGGGGGTGGGGGTgaagttgctgctgctgctgctgctgctggtggcgGTGGTGGTTGTGGTGAAGAAGAAGTGACAGATAAAGGGTCTGTCAGGAGGTTTGTGAGCTTCATCGGGGAGAGGATTTGGGGTGTTTTGGGCTAG
- the LOC7485418 gene encoding probable carboxylesterase SOBER1-like isoform X1, producing MHQVLLTLTARRRPIAIFSLTLLLSTAIFIASVFLQSKNPSSSQKQQSMAAARSFVLWLHGLGDSGPANEPIKTLFTSPEFRTTKWSFPSAPIAPVSCNYGAKMPSWFDIHEIPVTADSPKDESSLLKAVQHVHAMIDKEIAAGTNPENVFVCGFSQGGALTLSSILLYPKTLGGGAVFSGWVPFNSSIMEQVSPDAKRTPILWLHGMADATVLFEAGQAGPPFLEQAGISCEFKAYPGLGHSISNAELKYLESWIKTRLPSSS from the exons ATGCATCAGGTTCTGCTCACACTCACAGCAAGAAGAAGGCCAATTGCAATCTTTTCATTAACCCTCCTCTTGAGCACCGCCATCTTCATAGCATCAGTTTTCTTGCAGTCGAAAAACCCTTCTTCTTCTCAAAAACAGCAATCCATGGCTGCTGCTCGTAGTTTTGTACTATGGCTTCATGGATTGGGTGACTCAGGCCCTGCCAATGAGCCCATCAAGACCCTCTTCACTTCTCCTGAATTTCGTACCACCAAATGGTCTTTCCCTTCTGCTCCTATTGCTCCTGTCTCCTGCAACT ATGGTGCTAAAATGCCATCATGGTTTGACATCCATGAGATTCCTGTGACAGCT GATTCTCCAAAAGATGAAAGTAGTTTGTTGAAAGCTGTTCAGCATGTGCATGCAATGATAGACAAGGAAATAGCTGCAGGGACAAATCCTGAGAATGTTTTTGTGTGTGGATTCAGCCAAGGAG GTGCCTTGACCTTGTCCAGTATTCTGCTGTACCCAAAAactctaggaggtggagcagtCTTCAGTGGATGGGTTCCTTTTAATTCTTCTATCATGGAACAGGTTTCACCAGATGCGAAGAGG ACACCTATTCTGTGGTTACATGGAATGGCTGACGCAACAGTATTGTTTGAAGCTGGACAAGCAGGCCCCCCTTTCCTTGAACAAGCTGGTATAAGCTGCGAGTTTAAG GCTTATCCTGGTCTTGGCCATTCAATAAGCAACGCAGAGTTGAAATACCTGGAATCGTGGATCAAGACTCGCCTGCCAAGTTCTTCGTAG
- the LOC7485418 gene encoding probable carboxylesterase SOBER1-like isoform X2 yields MHQVLLTLTARRRPIAIFSLTLLLSTAIFIASVFLQSKNPSSSQKQQSMAAARSFVLWLHGLGDSGPANEPIKTLFTSPEFRTTKWSFPSAPIAPVSCNYGAKMPSWFDIHEIPVTADSPKDESSLLKAVQHVHAMIDKEIAAGTNPENVFVCGFSQGGALTLSSILLYPKTLGGGAVFSGWVPFNSSIMEQVSPDAKRVRLAKDKCFLILEWEHVDSPVFYSKIVSSAVFMFL; encoded by the exons ATGCATCAGGTTCTGCTCACACTCACAGCAAGAAGAAGGCCAATTGCAATCTTTTCATTAACCCTCCTCTTGAGCACCGCCATCTTCATAGCATCAGTTTTCTTGCAGTCGAAAAACCCTTCTTCTTCTCAAAAACAGCAATCCATGGCTGCTGCTCGTAGTTTTGTACTATGGCTTCATGGATTGGGTGACTCAGGCCCTGCCAATGAGCCCATCAAGACCCTCTTCACTTCTCCTGAATTTCGTACCACCAAATGGTCTTTCCCTTCTGCTCCTATTGCTCCTGTCTCCTGCAACT ATGGTGCTAAAATGCCATCATGGTTTGACATCCATGAGATTCCTGTGACAGCT GATTCTCCAAAAGATGAAAGTAGTTTGTTGAAAGCTGTTCAGCATGTGCATGCAATGATAGACAAGGAAATAGCTGCAGGGACAAATCCTGAGAATGTTTTTGTGTGTGGATTCAGCCAAGGAG GTGCCTTGACCTTGTCCAGTATTCTGCTGTACCCAAAAactctaggaggtggagcagtCTTCAGTGGATGGGTTCCTTTTAATTCTTCTATCATGGAACAGGTTTCACCAGATGCGAAGAGGGTACGTCTTGCTAAAGACAAATGCTTTCTAATCTTAGAGTGGGAGCATGTTGATTCCCCAGTATTTTATTCGAAGATAGTTTCCTCTGCTGTCTTCATGTTTCTGTG A
- the LOC7485419 gene encoding mitochondrial pyruvate carrier 4: MATSKLQALWNHPAGPKTIHFWAPTFKWGISIANIADFAKPPEKLSYPQQIAVTCTGVIWSRYSTVITPKNWNLFSVNVAMAATGIYQLSRKIQHDYFSEEEAAVAKE; the protein is encoded by the exons ATGGCGACATCGAAGCTACAAGCTCTGTGGAATCACCCAGCCGGTCCCAAAACCA TTCATTTTTGGGCACCTACTTTTAAATGGGGTATTAGCATTGCCAATATTGCTGACTTCGCTAAACCTCCGGAAAAACTGTCCTACCCTCAGCAAATAG CGGTCACTTGTACTGGAGTTATATGGTCACGCTACAGTACTGTAATTACACCA AAAAATTGGAATCTATTTAGTGTAAATGTTGCGATGGCTGCAACAGGCATCTACCAACTCAGTCGCAAAATACA GCACGATTACTTTTCTGAGGAAGAAGCTGCTGTTGCAAAGGAATAA
- the LOC7484334 gene encoding uncharacterized protein LOC7484334, whose product MEGVGARLGRSSTRYGPATVFSGPVRKWKKRWVHVTPPSSSSNHNNTHSHHHNAISNGTAAANNSSSSNGNNGSHLLLYKWTPLSQSNGSSSPSPATNNNGNSNNDDNKNNANLSNGDAPDEPPRRKFKYIPVDLLEKQKKEAEEQEALEKVDDESKLNDTDPKAELVSKSDSAEEKPDINDIPMEENEDDNQVVRQDLNESTLDLSLGLVS is encoded by the exons ATGGAAGGAGTCGGGGCGCGGCTGGGGAGATCTTCGACTCGGTACGGGCCGGCCACGGTGTTCAGCGGGCCGGTTAGGAAGTGGAAGAAGAGATGGGTCCACGTAACCCCTCCGTCATCTTCATCAAACCATAACAACACTCATTCGCATCACCATAACGCTATTAGTAATGGCACTGCCGCTGCTAACAATTCAAGCTCTTCTAACGGTAATAACGGCTCCCATCTCTTGCTTTATAAGTGGACCCCTTTGTCTCAATCCAAcggttcttcttctccttctcctgcCACTAACAACAACGGTAACAGCaacaatgatgataataaaaacaatgctAATCTCTCCAACGGCGACGCCCCCGATGAGCCTCCCAGGCGTAAATTCAAATACATTCCG GTTGATCTGCTAGAGAAACAGAAGAAAGAGGCTGAAGAACAAGAGGCCTTAGAAAAGGTTGATGATGAATCTAAACTGAATGATACTGACCCTAAAGCAGAACTAGTTTCCAAGAGTGACAGCGCTGAAGAAAAACCTGACATAAATGATATACCCATGGAAGAAAATGAG GATGATAATCAAGTGGTACGACAAGATCTGAATGAAAGCACTTTGGATTTGAGTTTAGGCTTGGTCTCTTGA
- the LOC7484509 gene encoding uncharacterized protein LOC7484509, with protein MAKTGPVRFKRVAAAFNEASRAIRLCESSGSEHYSPDNNSADLSDLVNSFIEREYRNQFRGGGDHDKKEDDNLAHQDQKDHHRPQSKHSIDQHDESLDICSYSETKDTLENLLNSIEDDDDVRQKIRKETELACGIIGERSSLSSHLDFKRGLMSHLRDRGFDAGLCKSRWEKFGRHPAGDYEYVDVNVSGKRYIVEVFLAGEFIIARPTSHYTELLQVFPRVYIGKPEEVKQIVRLMCNAMRESMKGVGMPVAPWRRYGYMEAKWFGHYKRTTNEVPSRRKGTKSDHEVISARRVAGFEPLPVRVYHCKDDLARKGGSGVSHLTAAFRSDGIDR; from the exons ATGGCTAAAACCGGTCCAGTGAGGTTCAAGAGGGTAGCTGCAGCTTTCAACGAGGCATCTCGGGCTATTAGGCTTTGCGAGAGTAGTGGGAGCGAGCACTACTCTCCTGACAACAATTCTGCAGATCTTTCCGATCTTGTCAATTCTTTTATTGAGAGAGAGTATAGGAATCAATTTAGAGGCGGAGGAGATCACGACAAGAAGGAAGATGATAATCTTGCTCATCAAGATCAGAAAGATCATCATCGTCCACAATCAAAACACAGTATTGATCAACATGATGAGTCATTGGATATTTGCTCTTATTCTGAAACCAAGGATACGTTGGAGAATTTGCTAAATAgcattgaagatgatgatgatgtcagACAAAAGATTCGCAAAGAGACAGAACTTGCATGTGGTATCATAGGAGAAAGATCCTCATTGTCGTCCCACCTCGACTTTAAGCGTGGATTAATGTCGCATTTACGCGACCGAGGCTTTGATGCTG GTCTATGCAAATCAAGGTGGGAGAAGTTCGGGAGGCATCCAGCAGGAGATTACGAGTACGTAGACGTGAATGTTAGTGGAAAACGCTAcattgttgaagtttttttagcAGGGGAGTTCATAATTGCTCGGCCCACCAGTCATTATACTGAATTGCTTCAAGTTTTTCCACGAGTGTACATTGGGAAGCCTGAGGAGGTTAAGCAGATTGTGAGATTAATGTGCAATGCAATGAGAGAATCAATGAAAGGAGTGGGAATGCCTGTAGCACCTTGGAGGCGATATGGGTACATGGAGGCAAAGTGGTTTGGTCACTACAAGCGGACAACAAATGAAGTGCCAAGTAGAAGAAAGGGAACAAAATCTGATCATGAGGTCATTTCTGCAAGAAGAGTTGCTGGGTTTGAGCCTTTGCCTGTGAGAGTTTACCATTGCAAAGATGATTTGGCAAGGAAGGGTGGTTCGGGAGTTAGCCATTTGACTGCTGCATTCAGAAGCGATGGCATTGATAGGTGA